The following coding sequences lie in one Maylandia zebra isolate NMK-2024a linkage group LG14, Mzebra_GT3a, whole genome shotgun sequence genomic window:
- the LOC101482192 gene encoding P2X purinoceptor 5 has translation MATAAINSLLNYKTEKYIDTKNKAVGVLHRLFQLSVIGYIIGWVFIVKQGYQEIDDAIQSSVITKVKGTAVTNTSESGLLVWGPEEYVIPPQGEDVLFVVTSFLETPNQKMGYCAESHKVLNGHCSVDEDCKKGKMVESGHGVMSGKCIRNNEKSNGTCEIFGWCPTEKNIKPQKPLLKNAKNFTIYIKNFIQFPKFSFSKSNILKTTDQSYLKKCRYDEKQYPYCPIFRLGDITRRAGCNFQDMATLGGAIGIVIQWDCDLDKGTSHCNPEYQFTRLDATVSNKSIATGFNFRHARYFKNAAGESYRSLYKVYGIRFHILVYGKAGKFAIVPLVVNIGSGLAVMGAGTFFCDIVLLYLTTGKKSYKDQKFEVLNQEKVKKGENVQETCSNGLSEGSLICRNCAMKDMKNKMEKDNQNSVTYQLLSVQRSCPNLISQV, from the exons ATGGCCACGGCCGCGATCAACTCCTTACTGAactacaaaacagaaaaatacattGATACAAAAAATAAGGCAGTCGGAGTGTTGCACAGACTTTTTCAGTTATCTGTCATTGGTTACATAATAGG GTGGGTTTTCATAGTCAAGCAAGGCTACCAGGAGATAGATGATGCCATCCAGAGTTCTGTCATAACTAAAGTGAAGGGAACTGCGGTGACCAACACCAGTGAATCTGGTCTGCTTGTGTGGGGACCTGAGGAGTATGTCATCCCCCCACAG GGTGAAGATGTTCTGTTTGTTGTAACCAGCTTCTTAGAGACACCAAACCAGAAGATGGGTTACTGTGCTGAG aGCCACAAAGTGCTTAATGGCCACTGTAGTGTTGACGAGGACTGTAAAAAGGGAAAGATGGTGGAGTCTGGTCATG GAGTCATGAGCGGCAAATGCAtaagaaacaatgaaaagtcCAATGGGACCTGTGAAATCTTTGGCTGGTGTCCaactgaaaaaaacatcaaaccaCA aAAGCCTTTGCTCAAAAATGCTAAAAACTTCACCATCTACATCAAGAATTTCATCCAGTTTCCTAAATTCTCATTTTCAAA GTCCAACATCCTCAAAACAACTGATCAATCCTACTTGAAGAAATGCAGATATGATGAGAAGCAATACCCCTACTGCCCCATCTTTCGCCTGGGAGACATTACGAGAAGAGCTGGATGCAACTTCCAAGACATGGCCACACTT GGTGGCGCTATTGGCATTGTGATACAGTGGGACTGTGACCTTGACAAAGGCACCTCTCACTGTAATCCAGAGTACCAGTTCACTCGCCTGGATGCCACTGTCTCCAACAAGAGCATCGCAACAGGATTTAACTTCAG ACATGCAAGATactttaaaaatgctgctggtGAAAGCTATCGATCTCTATACAAAGTTTATGGCATACGATTTCATATCCTGGTATATGGGAAG GCTGGAAAGTTTGCCATAGTCCCCTTGGTTGTCAATATTGGTTCAGGACTGGCTGTGATGGGAGCT GGAACCTTCTTTTGCGACATTGTCCTCCTTTATTTAACTACGGGGAAGAAGTCTTACAAAGACCAGAAGTTTGAAGTCTTAAA TCAGGAAAAAGTGAAGAAAGGTGAAAACGTCCAGGAAACATGCAGTAATGGGCTGTCAGAGGG GTCTCTGATCTGCAGAAACTGTGCCATGAAAGATATGAAGAACAAAATGGAAAAGGACAATCAAAATAGTGTAACATATCAACTATTAAGTGTTCAAAGGTCATGTCCTAACCTCATTTCACAAGTTTAG